In Pirellulales bacterium, the genomic window ATGGTGACGTTCGCCCGCTTCGACGGCGACGATGCCAGCCGCGAGCGCTGCCGCGATGCGGCCGTGACGTTGTTGCTGGCGATCGGAAGCCAGCGAGACAAGAGCGACGTGGTGGGGCGGCTGAGCGGTGCCCGGCTCGACGACAGCCAGCGGCAGTCGAACGGGATCTTGCTGTCGGGCACCGTACAACAGACGAAAGCCGAAGGCGATTTGTTCGAGATTCAGTTGATGCTGGCCGGCTGCGGCAAGGTGGTGACCGTCGTCAGCCGGCAATCGCCCGATCCGCCCCTGGCGCGGCGCGACCGGTTGCTGGTGTTGGGGAGCATCGTCGATGGCCCGCGCGACAATCTGGCCGGCTATGTGGGCGAGCTGCCGCAAGTCGTGTGGGGCGGCCTGCCGCTGCGGCTGGCCGCGCCGCCGCGTTGAAGCCAGGCCATTTGCGGACCGCGGCTCTTCCGGGCAAAATAACGCCGTTGCTTCCAACCTCTGCACGCGGAGCCCTCCATGCCGACTCGATACATCGTCATCGCCTTGCTATCGCTGATCTCGCTCTCGCATCGCCCGTCGGTTGCCCACGACTGGCCGACGTTTCGGGGGCCGGCGCTCACCGGCATCTCCGACGAAACGGGCGTGCCGCTGAACTGGTCGGCCGACAAAAACATCCGCTGGAAAGTGCCGCTCGCCGGTCCGGGCAACTCCAGCCCCGTTGTTTCGCGCGACCGCGTTTTCGTTACCTGTGCCAGCGACCAGGGCAAGCATCGCGGGCTGTACTGCTTCGACCGCCGCGACGGCCGGCTCCTGTGGCGGCGCGTCGCCGACTATGACGAAGCCGACCCGACGCACGCCACCAATCCCTATTGCGGCTCGTCGCCCGCCGCGGACGGCCAGCGCGTGGTCGTCTGGCACGGCTCGGCCGGCCTGCACTGCTACGATTACGACGGCCAGCCGCTTTGGTCGCGCGATCTGGGCACATTTCGGCATATCTGGGGCTACGGCTCATCTCCCATCTTCTATGGCGATTCGATCTTGCTCAACTGCGGTCCCGGCGAGCGGACATTTGTGACCGCCATCGACCGCAACACCGGCAAGACGCTGTGGCAGGTTGATGAGCCCGGCGGCGATGAAGGCCAGGAGAAGCCGGGCGAAAAGCCGAAATGGATTGGCTCGTGGAGTACGCCCCTCGTCGCCAAGGTCGGCGGCCGCGACGAGGTGCTCGTCAGCCTGCCGCACCACGTGCAGGCGTATGATCCGGCCGACGGAAAGATTCTCTGGAGTTGCGACGGGCTGGGCGACCTGGTCTATACGTCGGTGCTGGCGAGCGACGGCATCGGCGTGGCGATGGGCGGCTTCCACGGCCCGGCCATCGGCTTCAAGCTGGGCGGTTCCGGCGATGTCACCGAAAGCAATCGCCTCTGGCACGTGACGGCCAAGAATCCGCAGCGCATCGGTTCGGGCGTGATCGTCGCCGCGCACATTTATATGGTCAACGAGCCGGGGCTGGTGCAATGCCTCGATTTGAAGACCGGCAAAGAGATTTGGAAGGACCGTTTGGGGGGCGAAAAGGTCTGGGCGTCGATCGTGGCCGCCGAAGGCCGGCTCTACGTCACCGACGAAGGCGGCACGACCTACGTGTTCGCCCCCAATCCCGAACGCCTGGAGTTGTTGGCCAAGAACGTGGTGGGCGAAGGAAGCAACTCGACCTTGGCCCTTTCCGACGGGCAGGTTTTCCTGCGGACCTTCGAGCATCTGATCTGTATTGAGGACGAATTCAAGTGAACACTGAACGCCCCTGGTAACCTCGGCGGAGTCGTGACGTGGCGGCGCCGCGTCAAGGACGCATTGTTTGGGCGGTCATGCGCGACCGTCAAGGCGGGAACGAAAAGTGTCGGCCTGGCGTCATTGTCAGTGGCGACGATGAGATCGAGGCCAATCGGTCGTTCTTTGTCGTGGCGATCGGCACCTCGTTCGTTGAACCGCCGTCGGAATATGACGTTCCGCTTCCCTCGAACACGAGCGGGACAGCACGGACGAAGCTGAGAAAAAAGGCCGTCGCCGTCTGCAAATGGCTGGTTGAGGTAACTCCCGGCGATGTCGAAGACTATGGCGGCGTTGTGCCGACGCAGGTAATGAACAAGATCCTCGAGATCGTTGCGCGGTTGCCCGAGTAATTGACTTGGCGGCCGCTCTTGATCCGCGGTTGTGATTGCGGCTATGCTCCGTGGCTTGCGGATTTTGCCACGGCACACCAAGGAGGGTCGGCGCCGATGCGTCATGCCACGGTTTCGGTCGACGATGCGGAGACATCGCGGGCGCCAGCGGCACCCTCGCGGCCGTTGTTTGCCTGGTGCCGCGATCGCGCGCCGCTGGTGGCTGCCATGGCGTTTTTCCTGGCCATGTTCTGGCCCTTCATGCGCAAAGGGGAACAAGGCGAATGGCGCCGCTGCTTTCTGCGCGCCGCCGGACGGCTGCAAGCGCGGGAAATCCTGCATTGGCCGGACGAGGTGAACACCTACGCTTATCCGCCTGCTATGGCCATGCTGGCAGTGCCGTTGGCCAAGCTGCCGTTTCGCTGGTCGCTGGCCGGCTGGTACGTGGTCAACGTGGCCGCGATGATGGCCGCCATCACCTGCGCCTGGCGATTGACCGGAGGGCCGTCGTTTACCGGTTTGAGGCGCCCGTGGAGTCTCGTCTTTTGGCTGGGTCTGCTGCTGGCCAGCCGGTTTCTGACTGCGCCCTTGGAAAACCAGCAGTTCGACGTGGTGATTGCGGCTTGCCTGCTGGCGGGCTGCCTGGCGTTGGCGCGCGGCAACGACAACCTCGCCGCGTTGTGGCTGGGCGTCGGGGCCGCCATGAAATGTACGCCCTTCTTGTTTGTCCCGTATCTCGTGTGGCGCGGCAAGGTGAGAGCGGCGGCGCTGATGGTGCTCGCGGCCGTGACGATCAATTGCTTGCCCGACCTGATCTGGCCGCGGCCCAACGGAGGGTCGTATCTGGGTGATTGGATCGGCGTGTTCTTGCTCAAGGCCGGCCGCTCGGCCCCCGGAGTCTGGGACAGCGACTTGATCCTGAACCAGTCGCTCGCCGGGCTGATCAATCGGCTGGTGCAGTCGGGCCTTCCGCTCAGCCTGTCGCAGCTTCCCTCGGCGCTGACCGAACTGTCGCCCGGCACAACGCTCTTGATTCGCGCCCTGGTTTACGGTCTCAGCGCGGCGTTGCTGGCGGTCACGTTCTGTGCCTTCGGACGGCCCGGAAAGGGCGCACTCTGTAGGGAACGGACTCCGTGCCGTTCCGCGCGCGCCGAACCATGGTCAATCGGCATCCGGCGGAACGGCACGGAGTCCGTGCGGAACGGCACGGAGTCCGTTCCCTACAGAGTCTTGCCCGCGCAGGGCATCGAGGCCGCCGCGTTGTTCTGCCTGATGCTGTTGTTGAGCCCGATGTCGAGCAAGGCGCACTACGTGGTGCTGGTGTTGCCGTGTTTTCTCGTGGCCCGCGCCGTGGTCGAGGGCCGGCTCAGCGGCAGGGCTTGGCTGCCGCCGCTGCTGCTCTTGGGTCCGCTCACCGCGAAAGGCGTCACCGGCAAGCCGCTGGGCGATTTGCTGCTCGCCTGGGGACTGCCCACCTGGTTCGTTTTGCTGCTGCTGGCAGCCGTATGGAGATTGTCTCTAGACGGGTGCTTTACAGCTTCGGTCGTTCGCTGCATACTACGTCCTTGCGCGTGGCTTCGGGCAGCTCACGACCCAAGGAGCGGACAAGGATGGCGCAGCTTTCGATGAACGAAATGACGACCTATCGCTGGTCGTTCGAAAAGGATGTTTCTCATTACGCGGCGGCGGGAATTCAGGCCATCGGCGTCTGGCGCCCCAAGATCGTCGACTTCGGCGAAGCCAAGGGAATCGATCTCCTGGCCGAGAGCGGACTGGAAGTATCGAACCTGCTGTGGGCCGGCGGGTTCACGGGCAGCGACGGCCGAAGCTCGCGCGACAGCATCGACGACGGGCACGACGCCATCCGGCTGGCCGCCGACTTGAACGCGCAGTGCCTGGTGGTCTACAGCGGCGGTCGCGCCGGCCACACGCACAACCATGCGCGTCGTCTGGTCAAAGACGCCTTGAGAGAACTTTTGCCCGCCGCGGCCGAGCAACAGGTCACGCTGGCCATCAAGCCGATGCACCGCGGGTGCGCGGCGGAATGCACGTTTTTGACGAGCATCGACGACACTCTGGAGTTGGTCGACGGCTTCGGCAGCCCCTGGCTGAAACTCGCCTTCGACACCTATCACTTCGGCCTGCAGGACGGCATTGTCGAGCGGCTGGCCACGCTGGCGGAGCGGATTGCCATCGTGCATCTGGGCGACGGCAAATCGCCGCCGCAATCGGAGCAGAACCGATCGCGACTCGGCGAGGGCAACATCCCGCTGAAAGAGATTCTCGCGTCGCTTTCGTCCGCCGGCTACGACGGCTATTACGACGTGGAGTTGTTGGGCGAAGAGATCGAGGCATCGGACTATCGCGATCTGCTGGAGCAATCAAAGCACGCCTTCGGGCAGTTGGTGGGCTGTTCGGCGCAGGGAAGCGTGGCGCGGTGAGAGGGTTCAGGGTTCGGAGCAGGCGGTGGCTGCGGCAGAGCTTGGCCACTACCGGCGCGACCTTCAGGATACGCGATGCGGCCAAGCGATGCCCCCGTTTGACGCGCCGGGGCATCGCTTGGCCGCATCGCGTGTCCTAAAAATCGAGGGCGATCCGGCGCCATTGCGCCTGACTTGCCCGTGCCTGCTCGACGATCGCCAGGGCGCGATAGGCGTCGTCAAGGCCGGCGGAATTGCGGACCAAGCTCGTCACCGAGCGGTGAAACTGGCTGAGCAACTGTTCGCCCAGCGGGCGTTCGCTGTCGAGCGCTTCTTGATGGCGGCCCGCCTCGTCGAACCAGACCAGCGTAGTGGGCAGGTCGATGAAGGCGATGCCTCGCTCGCACGCCACCTGCAGCGCCGCCGGCGGTCGATAGGCCGTGGCTTCCTGCCACATGGCCGGCATGTAGCGACCGCAACTGATCTGTGCCGTGGGACCCGTGCCGGGCGGCCCGCTTCCAGAAAAATCGAGGTTCATCATCTGATAGTCGTCGGTCCCGTCCGGTCCGGCGTGCTGGAGGCCAAGCACCGAAGACGGTTTGTGTCCCACGACGTAGCAACACCAGTCGACGAGCTCCATCAAGTCGCCCGTGGGCGAGATGCGCGTGCGGACCCGGGGCGTGAGCGCCGGCAGCTCCTCGGCCGGGCGACGCATGTGGCAAAAGAGCAGCCGCGGTGGCCCCAGCCGCGTGGCGATCAACTCCTTCAAACGCAACGTGGCGGGCGACTGCCGCCGCGGGAACTCCGACATGAAGGCCACGCCCGCCTGTTCGACGCGCTGTTTGACGCGGCGGGCTTCTTCCAGCTCAATTTCGAGCGTGGTTGCGCAATAGACGGCCTTGCCCGCATCGCAGGCCGCCAGAATCGGCAGATAGCCGTACCACTGTGGAGCGAGCATGAGAATGGCGTCGACGTCGGGGCGGTAGGCCAGGGCGCGAAATCCGTCGATGGCCTGAGCGCCGAAGTCGCGCGCGGCTTGCTCGGCACGCACGGCAATCTGGTCGCAAACGGCCGTCACTTCGAACCGGTCGGCCAACGCGCGCAGCGCAGGGCGATGCCGCACTTCCCACGATTGACCGAGACCGACAAGTCCGACGCGGAGCTTCATGATGCGAACTTGCCGGCCGGCAAGTGCGGTAAAGCCGCGCCGCTCTGGCAGAAACGCTTCTTGCCCGACGATCCGGCGCGCAAAGTCCCGATTATAGCGTGTCGCCGCAAGAATGCTCGCTGCCGCGAAAATTTTGAAGTCGTTATGGTGCCGTCACTTGCGCTTTTCACGGAAAAGTTTCTCCATTTTATCGTTGCGTATCCAAGTTCCCTCGGTAAACTAGCGCTTTCCAATCAAGAGGAACTACGGATGATGAGCGTCACGTTATCGGCGGTTTTACAGGTATCGTTACTCGCCACGGGTGCCAACGAGTACGCCGCAGCCCACCGCGTACACCAAGACACCGGCCGCCCGATGGTCTTGCTCGTAGGAGCCGAATGGTGCCCGGCCTGCGCCCAGATGAAGAACAGCGTGCTGCCGCGCGTGGCCCGTCGCGGCCTGCTGCGGAAGGTGGCTTTCGCCCACGTGAATACCGA contains:
- a CDS encoding PQQ-binding-like beta-propeller repeat protein translates to MPTRYIVIALLSLISLSHRPSVAHDWPTFRGPALTGISDETGVPLNWSADKNIRWKVPLAGPGNSSPVVSRDRVFVTCASDQGKHRGLYCFDRRDGRLLWRRVADYDEADPTHATNPYCGSSPAADGQRVVVWHGSAGLHCYDYDGQPLWSRDLGTFRHIWGYGSSPIFYGDSILLNCGPGERTFVTAIDRNTGKTLWQVDEPGGDEGQEKPGEKPKWIGSWSTPLVAKVGGRDEVLVSLPHHVQAYDPADGKILWSCDGLGDLVYTSVLASDGIGVAMGGFHGPAIGFKLGGSGDVTESNRLWHVTAKNPQRIGSGVIVAAHIYMVNEPGLVQCLDLKTGKEIWKDRLGGEKVWASIVAAEGRLYVTDEGGTTYVFAPNPERLELLAKNVVGEGSNSTLALSDGQVFLRTFEHLICIEDEFK
- a CDS encoding type II toxin-antitoxin system PemK/MazF family toxin, giving the protein MAAPRQGRIVWAVMRDRQGGNEKCRPGVIVSGDDEIEANRSFFVVAIGTSFVEPPSEYDVPLPSNTSGTARTKLRKKAVAVCKWLVEVTPGDVEDYGGVVPTQVMNKILEIVARLPE
- a CDS encoding glycosyltransferase family 87 protein, with amino-acid sequence MRHATVSVDDAETSRAPAAPSRPLFAWCRDRAPLVAAMAFFLAMFWPFMRKGEQGEWRRCFLRAAGRLQAREILHWPDEVNTYAYPPAMAMLAVPLAKLPFRWSLAGWYVVNVAAMMAAITCAWRLTGGPSFTGLRRPWSLVFWLGLLLASRFLTAPLENQQFDVVIAACLLAGCLALARGNDNLAALWLGVGAAMKCTPFLFVPYLVWRGKVRAAALMVLAAVTINCLPDLIWPRPNGGSYLGDWIGVFLLKAGRSAPGVWDSDLILNQSLAGLINRLVQSGLPLSLSQLPSALTELSPGTTLLIRALVYGLSAALLAVTFCAFGRPGKGALCRERTPCRSARAEPWSIGIRRNGTESVRNGTESVPYRVLPAQGIEAAALFCLMLLLSPMSSKAHYVVLVLPCFLVARAVVEGRLSGRAWLPPLLLLGPLTAKGVTGKPLGDLLLAWGLPTWFVLLLLAAVWRLSLDGCFTASVVRCILRPCAWLRAAHDPRSGQGWRSFR
- a CDS encoding sugar phosphate isomerase/epimerase family protein; its protein translation is MAQLSMNEMTTYRWSFEKDVSHYAAAGIQAIGVWRPKIVDFGEAKGIDLLAESGLEVSNLLWAGGFTGSDGRSSRDSIDDGHDAIRLAADLNAQCLVVYSGGRAGHTHNHARRLVKDALRELLPAAAEQQVTLAIKPMHRGCAAECTFLTSIDDTLELVDGFGSPWLKLAFDTYHFGLQDGIVERLATLAERIAIVHLGDGKSPPQSEQNRSRLGEGNIPLKEILASLSSAGYDGYYDVELLGEEIEASDYRDLLEQSKHAFGQLVGCSAQGSVAR
- a CDS encoding Gfo/Idh/MocA family oxidoreductase, which codes for MKLRVGLVGLGQSWEVRHRPALRALADRFEVTAVCDQIAVRAEQAARDFGAQAIDGFRALAYRPDVDAILMLAPQWYGYLPILAACDAGKAVYCATTLEIELEEARRVKQRVEQAGVAFMSEFPRRQSPATLRLKELIATRLGPPRLLFCHMRRPAEELPALTPRVRTRISPTGDLMELVDWCCYVVGHKPSSVLGLQHAGPDGTDDYQMMNLDFSGSGPPGTGPTAQISCGRYMPAMWQEATAYRPPAALQVACERGIAFIDLPTTLVWFDEAGRHQEALDSERPLGEQLLSQFHRSVTSLVRNSAGLDDAYRALAIVEQARASQAQWRRIALDF
- a CDS encoding thioredoxin family protein; this translates as MMSVTLSAVLQVSLLATGANEYAAAHRVHQDTGRPMVLLVGAEWCPACAQMKNSVLPRVARRGLLRKVAFAHVNTDRDSRVARSVMQGGTIPQLIMYRKTNNGWRKHMLVGVQSPEAIETFINSGLELDKAEGVQASNVSYGSRQ